Proteins encoded together in one Thermococcus barophilus MP window:
- a CDS encoding DUF3368 domain-containing protein, with amino-acid sequence MSIVSNSSPLILLAKIGRFNLLKQYENVFIPNAVYIEVCIHGKSLPGSDEVKRAIHEGWIQIRKVKTLPELEFLLGRGEAEAITLAKSLNFPILIDDRKGRILARKMNLTVFGTLGVLVNAYNHGLIEDLESEVQKLVNAGIRISPVLLRKLMEEIK; translated from the coding sequence GTGTCAATAGTCTCTAACTCCTCCCCACTCATACTTCTCGCAAAAATAGGGAGGTTTAACCTCTTGAAGCAATATGAAAATGTGTTTATTCCCAATGCCGTATATATAGAAGTATGTATCCACGGTAAAAGCTTGCCGGGAAGTGATGAGGTAAAAAGAGCTATACATGAAGGCTGGATCCAGATAAGAAAAGTCAAAACTCTCCCTGAATTGGAGTTTCTATTGGGTAGGGGAGAAGCTGAAGCAATAACTCTGGCAAAATCCCTCAACTTTCCTATTTTAATTGATGACCGGAAAGGTAGGATATTGGCAAGAAAGATGAATTTAACTGTTTTTGGAACGTTAGGAGTTTTAGTTAACGCTTATAATCATGGATTGATCGAAGATTTAGAGTCCGAAGTTCAAAAGCTGGTTAATGCTGGTATCAGAATAAGCCCCGTTTTATTAAGAAAACTGATGGAGGAAATAAAATGA
- a CDS encoding class III signal peptide-containing protein, which yields MRGQAAIEYLFMILLALLIVSLVIRYIKNIANEAGQTIENATRVLLRELQSSYSNIGK from the coding sequence TTGAGAGGACAAGCGGCAATTGAATATTTGTTCATGATTTTACTGGCCCTGCTCATAGTAAGCTTAGTTATACGATACATAAAGAACATAGCCAATGAAGCTGGTCAGACAATAGAAAATGCCACAAGGGTATTATTGAGGGAGCTTCAGAGTTCTTATTCAAATATTG